The Musa acuminata AAA Group cultivar baxijiao chromosome BXJ1-8, Cavendish_Baxijiao_AAA, whole genome shotgun sequence genomic sequence TTGTAGGGCATCTGTTCTCAACGTTTATAATTCATGGTGAGGTTGATCATTCGAACACACCTCTCCTCCCTATTGCTTTCTGGTCTCAAGTCTTCCTGATAGCTGTTCCAGAGGGATCATATGATTTCATGTTtcacttttcctttttttctttttagccaAGCCTCACAAGAGACCTGCTATGACCTGTATCTACTGATGTAGGATGTTGATATCGTCAAGGACACCTGCAAACATCTTTGgctcctcttttttcttttttctttttttttttctttggatctCTCTTTCCTGTTATTTCTAGGCTACTATGTGAGTAtcttttatctttcttttcttccttgccTGCCTGCTGGATTGTAGTTATTGTTTTGGTATTCTTATGCTCATTCCATGTTTCTCTTTTTAGACgtgtcattaaaaaaaaaagaaaagaaaacttgagATACAACACAGGGTAAATCatccttcaaagttttgagtgctGATGACACTCTCTGAAGTTTGATCTTTGGCTTATACCCTGTTATGGAGTCTTATGTTTGGTCAGGTGGGCGGGTGGATAATGAGCAGTGGTTGGGGTTGAGATCCATAGACTCATTTCTTGTTTTATTAATCAACTATTGAATGTCTTCTTTATTCTCATTGATTATTTCTCAAGTTACCCTCTTATCCCTTATCTTGCTTATTCCTCTCTTGTCCATTCCACCGCTTAATTTCCGTCATCCTTTGTTGTGACCATTAACTTCTTTTCCGAGATTTTAGCGTACGTCAAAAAAGAATGTTagtttgttttaatttttctttttattcatcCAAAAGAATGTTGGTGATTGCATTTCTTTCCATTGTAGCAATACGTAGGTAACTTACTGTTTGACAATCTCCAAGAATGTAAACTTAAAgagaaggaaaaataaaaaataaaaactaaaacaaaaaaaaaaatcaaatggtaAATtttatgtgggaaaattgattatGACACATGCACAATTCATATACGGATTATGACATGTGGATTGTTATTCTATCATCATTTTGTTAGGTTGTTATGATAGTTCCACGAGTTATTCTACGAGAGTGACACCCTAATCATCATCATAACAAGTTAATCATCATAACAAGTTAGACGGGTGATGAGTTATGATTTATCTATCCATAAGAATTTGGGTCCTCGATGTGTAGGGAACTCCTGTGGACACTAAAAGAGAGCAGTGCTGAGAGTAAAGAGAACACTCGAGAggacgtcttcttcttcttcgatcgaCCATAGGATAAATGTGCTTATATCCTACTTTGGGAATCCAGTTTAGGCTTCTTTATGATGTACTTACTAGTTTAGCCACACAGTTGTTGCCACGCGGACACGCTTTCGCCACGCGACGCGTGGTCTCCCTTTACGCTGTTCCCGCTGCCACCATCACGTGTACCGTCGCGCGCGCTAATCGGACGGCGGCCATGGCTCCTTCAGCCACCTGGCTCACCGATCCCACGCGTGTCACCATCTCCCCATCACAGAATCTCCAACTCCCGCGTCGCTTCCCTCGGAATTCTACTCGCCACGTGTAACCCTGGGATTTAAACGACCCCCATCCCAGAGCAGCAGCAACACCGAACAGGCAACCGAGGCTTGGACGCCTGAGCTACGTGTCACGGAAGCACACGCGTCGACTTTGGAGCATCTTGCTGATGTTCCTAGTCACGTAGCCGATCGTGGAAGCGTTACGTGACGTAACGCAAGGGGTGCGAGGGAAACGCCGCCCCTCCCAAGAGAGGCCCATTACGTGGTCTCACGGGAGCGCATCGTATCGTCGGACCGAGGACACGTGTCGGACTTCCCTGGACGCAACGACGTGTTTATTTAGCCCGTCCTTTTCCGTTCGGAGTTCCCACGAAGCTTCTTACTCTGTTTCGAGGCGAAGCATCAGCAAACCCCTGAGGAAGTCCCGAGCGGTCATGGAGTTGTTGCCTGCGACGAGGGCGGCGTCAGCGGACCCGAAGGCGGAGGACGGCGAGGGAATCGAGCTCACCCTCGGCCTCGCCATCGGCGGGAGCACCCGGAAGACCCCCGAGCCGAGGAAGGAAGCGGAGGGACCCCGTAAAGGTGGGATCTTTGACCTCCCGGACGGAGCATCGGCGGAGGATCGCGCGGCGATGGATGCCCAGATGCTGCGGTCTAGGGCGCGAGATCGGGCGGTGAGGGAGGAGGAGGCCTTGTCCGGCGACCGGTCGAGGCCCAGCCGCACGGATGGAGGCAATGGCGTTCGATGGCCCCGCGTTGCCCCCGTCTCCACCCCCAACCCTAACGCTCACCCTAATCCCTTTGGGTTTGGCCACCATCACCCGTTCCCGGTGATGTACCCTCACCAGCAGGTGCAGTACGTGCCGGTGCCCAACGGGTTCGGGTTCCCGTTCGTGATGCCGTGCTGGGCCCCGACCATCTCGGCGGTGGCCGGCGGACTGAACCGGCTCGAAAGGAAGGTGTACCAGCCGTTGTCCGGCCGTGGGTTCCCCGTTCAGGGGACGGCTGCAGGGCCGTGTGATGGTGATTCCAGCGGGAGTAAGGGGATCGAAGCCGCCAAGGACGTGAACACCTCGCTCAACTCGGATTCATCCGGGAGCAGCTCTTCTGCAATCTCCGATCGCCGGAGCGGATCCTTTGGAGGTAtaaatttctcccctttcttcggatTTCAATTACAACTCCAAAAAATCTGTtgttttgccttccttttctctTCAATTTCCCTAATTCAGAGTCAGATTATATTACAAACTCGAATGAAATCATTGTGCAAGAAATCGATTTATCATCCAAAATCTAGATAAAAAGAGGCACCTTTGTATCATGGTAGTAGTCTCATGTCAACAATTCACGAGCAATGTAATCCGAACAAATTTCTTGGACGATGCAGGAGGAAGCATCAGTAGCGGCGACTCCAGGAGCCATCGGAGCCTTCAAAAGGCAGAGAAGCCTGCAGCACCGCCATCGGCGGAAGGAGGTAGCGGCAACAACGCACTAACGTCTTGCTTGACGTCGAACGCCAAGCCGGCCAGGTTTGGGGCTCAGCTGGAGCGCGCGGGCTCCGTAAACAAGTCCGGGAAACCGTCGGCCCTGCCCCGAATGCCGCTCGTCTCAGCCACGGGCGACGCGCCCCACGGGAGGACCATCCACGGTCTCCTCTACCGGTGTACCAAGTCGGAGGTGAGGATTCTGTGCGTTTGCCATGGAAACTCGTTCACGCCGGTGGAGTTCGTCAGGCATGCTGGTGGCGCCGACGTTTCGCAGCCGTTGAAGCGGATAGTTGTGGTTCAACCAGGGTGGTAGTAGATGAGCAAAAGTGTCTTCTACTTGTAGTAGTTTGAATTAGGGAGTGGTTGCAGTGGGAAGGGCAGTCATGGAGGTCTGTAAATATCTTCAGCAGCTAACGTCAAAGAAATTTTAGCTTGTTGTGAGCTACTTTGGAGCATCTTCTTCCAACCCATTTCATTGCTCACCACTCACTAgcagtatatatatctatatatgattTAAATGTGTCGACAGCAAAAGCACTCAGAGAAATACAAGTCGGACATAAAACAGCAGTTATCAACTCACAGTCACACAGGTTGGAAGCCTTTTTGTAGTACAAAGCTAGTGAAGGAAACAAATGCCAGAAAAAGAGTGTCACATCCAAATTTGAACAACACAACAAGACTGGAAGCATCAATTTTGATGAAGTGCATGGGAGAGCGAGAGGTGTACCAACTGAGATGGACAACCACCATAGAGATTGGGATTCAGAATCAAGAGAGGTCAGGAACAGCAGCTGGGCATGTTGTTATTTCCGAGGAGTTGAAGAAATGGCTGTCTGTCTTGAATGCTTGAAGCCAGATAGATGCAGATCTTGAGATGTTTTAACACTCGGTCGGATGCTTTAGACCATAGATGTATGTGTACATTCACTTCCGGCCCTTCTTTTTCTGCTGCTTAGCTGCATGCGAAGAGATCAATCATAAGGCCAATcttaaaagaaaaagatgattaataagcaaagagaataatgatgatttggtgattcaaGAGGAGGCAGGAAAGGCCCCAGCATGGGACCCCTACCTACTGAGGCCCTTGCTGCCACCCAGGTAGGCGAAGCAGGTAAGGCTTAGCTCAGGTAGGTTCTCTCAAGTAAAATGACAACTATATTCTAtaacataaataataataataactcgaATAAATTTACCCAATTTTCTCTTAGCCTCAGATTTTGCAAAAAACTCCATCCATTCATCAGTTAAAACAAAAACATCTTCTTCACCTTCTGGTACTTGGTTCTCATTCCATTCTTGTTCTTGTGACCTGCTTACAGAAACACCAGATATCAACGGAGTATGAAAACAATTGCAGATTTTACAGGCAAAATTATGTCACCAGGAGTCTCGCAGAATAATAAGAATCATCAATCAAGGTGATAAAACAACAATCTTAGGATTAAGCTGTCTGAAGGATGGGTATCCATCCATATTTTAACTTGGATAAAGATGTGAGGGAAACATCCAATTTCCTGATATGAGTTAATTCTCAAATGCCTTCGTGTTTTGTGTTTCAAGGAGTGATCTTATTTATGGATCTAAACCATTTAAGtcgttcaagtcattacaaattttttCTAGGCTATCTGGTCTTTTGACAAATCAGTAAACATTGGCATTAAGAGCCCCCTTGAATCCTAATAATACCATCCAAAGTCATCCAAACCATATATTAGATATAGATTGGACACTATTTTTTGTTCTTAAGCTTCCTCTCACTTAATGTGTCCACTTTGCCACTCAACAACCATAAACCACCCATAGATATCAAAGTTGTGTACTTGGCGCCCTTGGACAAAATATATTAGATACAGATTGGACTCTATTTTTTGTTTTTAAGCTTCCTCTCACTTAATGTGTCTACTTTGCCACTCTACAACCACAAACCACCCATCGATATCAAAGTTGTGTACTTGGCATCCTTGgacaaaatatattttcaaactgGTAAAAACATACTCGGATAATTTAGTCATGGAAATTAGAAATTGCATTTAAAGCTACCTTAATATCTAGCAACCtcacaacactgtagaagttcatCTTGATTCCTTTTTGTCATTTTAATGCTGCTAAGACCAAACATCTTATGATTTTTCTCTCTAACCTTTATGAATAATGAGTAGAAAACAGATGGTAATTATGGCTTTTAGCCATCAAATTTAACTGTCCCATGTTATTTTCTACAAGATGGTACTCATTGAACATGTTTATTCAATCTTTGTTTTGCATAGTCATAATCTTTGTTTAAGCAACTAGATCATATCAGGTTCTTCCCCAATAATCAACTGCTCAGTTTATTGGTGATAAGTGATTCTGTCTAATGGCAGAACCACTATCAATCACCATTTAGTCTCATCAGAATAACATTTCCTTTTTTGCACATTTTCCAGAAAGTTAGTAGGAAATTGGTGTTCCACTTTCAACCAACAAAATTCATGAAATGTGATACCCAACAACATGGATTCTTATGAAACTAAAAGCAAGGACAAATACAGTTCAACATGCCCTCGGTGATTCAAGATAAACTTGAAAGAAAATCCATGGCATGTGAAGGCTACCTGCAATGCTCTGAGAGCAATGAAAAGAGTTGCAACACTAACAACCAGAATTTATCAATCATGGATGTCATGCTTACAAAGAATCTTGCACCTGCTAAGTCATACTTAACAATTCCTTCATGCATATCATGAGTACCTAATTTCTGTGCTAGTATTTTCGAGTAATTCATTGGTTGATATATCAATTTTACCACCAATGGCTCACTCTTCCCTTTCAAAATTTATTAGAATTTAATCTAATGACTATATCAATATTCCTATCAcattctggattttttttttatacacaGGATTACAACATCTTTCCAATGTCACATCAAGAGCAAAATGTCAATTTAATAGGTATGGGTTCaacttaggttcaatttaggtcaAACAGGCTTGAACCAATCAAATTGATTCAAAATCACCCTAAATTGATCTGAACTGGTCAACCAATCTGGTTCAGTCGACAATTGGGCCCAAATCAAGCAAAGAAAAGAGAGTTGGGGTCTATGAAGCACGGATACACCAAATTCAGTGATGTATTGTATCCGACATGTGTCGAACATGGATTTGTCATTGACATGGTTGGACACATGTCCAAACATGTCCCTTTTTTTAAATTAGGTTGGATATGACATGGCGTGTCGAACTCTTCCTCACTACGAGAGGACTGCGAAGGCGACATGAAACCGGGATTCCTCACTATGAGCGGACCGCGGAGGCGTCATGAAACCTTCGAAATCCTTCTTCCTCACTAATTTCGAAGAGGATTTCTTACCTTCTACGTAAGGATCGCCCCTTCTTGCTCACCGACTTCCATTCTTCCTCATCGTGCTGTAGAGCCCTTCAGCCAAAGGCCCCCCCTGTCGCGATCGTACTGCCATCGAGCTATCGGACCTCCGCCTCGAGCCCACCTCTGTAGCGACTGTGCTATCATTGTGTTGTCGGATTCTCCGCCCCGAGCTCCTCTATGTCGTGATCCCACTATCGTCGCACTGTCGAACCCTCCGCCCTGAGACCCCCTCTACTGCGACTATGTTGTTGTGTGCTCTTGGGCCCTCGGCAACTTCACTAGCGTCCGACAAACAATCTTCCTCAATGACGTCCGACGAAGCTTCTTCCATAGCAACGTCCAACGTTCAGGTAAATTAATTTTGTTTAGATTTTTTATTGCTCAAAATGCTTATTTTGATTATTAACATATTATtaacctattttatttttttagttttttttatcaaattactaagtctataaaatttaaatatatgggTGATTTCCCGAAAATTGTTTCTTCTTTCCTGAATCCTACAAGGAAACAAAGTTGGTGAGCTTTTTTGCAACTGTGATTGCCTCGACCAAATTGGTGACATTCCTTTGATGCAATTCCTGTTATACCCACGGTTTCAAGCCAACGAGGAAACTAAACAGCTTGTCCTTCTTGAACATGTCTTGTATGTTTAGCATTAGTGTTGAAAACTGCTATAAATAATCTCGAACGAAAGTGCTTTGGTGGAGTTGTCTTAGCTTCCTTCTTGCGATGAATTCAATGTTCTTGAGTAGGAACTGAGTTTTCAACTCCTACTTGAAGTCATCTCATGTgtccactcgacaccgaccttgttagtTCTCTTCCCAATGTGTTCACCATCAAAGTTTTAcatccccattcaaatacatgATTGTcatcgaaactttggtttctaCAGAATCGGGCCTTGTAGCTTGGAAGTACTACTTCATGTCAAACAGAAAATTCTCAAGCTCCTTTTGCATCCCTGACACCCCTATAGCAATGCGGCTCGGGTGCCCTTAAAATTTGTGGCGGAGCAATGCGCGTGTTGCTCCCTCCCACAATAAGAACCCTCATAAGCAATGTAATCCTGGACGTGAGTTCCGTGACAACTTTGTGTAGGTGCTGCACAGAGTCTTTGGTGTCTTCAATCAATCAATCTACTCAAGACTCGACCTTGTCAATCCAAGAATTCACCTCCTCTAGTGagttctctaccccaagaagcctgcattggccttggtagagttcctctaaACTTGCTTCAAGAACATCAAAGCGGGTTTCAGCAATTgtaagtctctccttatgacttctCTTTTCAGCTAGCACTCTGGATTATGCTTCCTCCGCTCGTGGAGAATAACCAACCTCTCGTTCGCCATTTTCACTGTCGAGCTCCTCTTAAACAGCTCCAACAGCTTAAGAGCAAGTCTGCACTTGCAACACACCTGCAGCTACTTTGAACAATGGTCCAGCTTGTCCCGTCTTGCTCGTTTCACCATGGCAAGATTGCGAACTTTTGCTATTTGCTCAAATTGCTCGCTTGCTTTGATGCCACAATATCACGGACTTAgccgaattgcctaagtcgtaaaGCGCCCTTGTGTTATCCATctgcaaagggtcagcctagttaCAATCTTgtttaggtcccgaaggacctgtaaaaaaataaattgattagttCCAAAAATGAACgacggacaagtctcgacgtctcgcaaagagggcaactttacaagcaatttagcaaaCAATTGGTgtacaagaaagaaaagagaggaaggagaaaacaaggactttaaaagACAAACGAACAGTCGCAAGTCCACAAACGACTGAGTGTCGGGTGCGTCGACAAGTTCCCTAGGCTTTATGTGTGAACTTGTGAATCCAATCAATACCCAACGCTACCCCAAACCCCCATTTAGCCCTGTGCCGCTCGGGTGGTTCTAGGATGCTAAGATGGTTGATGTTTCCATTCCACCACAACCTTCAAAAAATAGGCCATGGCATGCGAAAACTAGGCTATTCTCGGAGAATTTTGTCCGTTATGGTGAGCGATCGCTCTACCGCCCTCCAACTATTCCTGCTTACAGTTTATAAGCAAAACAGACAAAAACATAGCAAAACATGTTGCCAAACATATgtacaaacaaacaaaaacaacGAACAGTCCATTGACGAATGTATTGCAAGTGCGCAACAACCGACCGTGACAATACACCAATAGGATGATTATTGTTGACTTTATTCATGGATGTGTATTTGCTTATATATTTCAGATTTGACTTATAGTGGTTCCTACTCAGCGCATTGCTGAAATtgctttgttttgttttttattttcaaagcaACCTCCTAGTAGGACTAGATCATATTCCGGTGGAGAACAGACATTCCTCTACTGCTAGGTAGAACTAGTTGGATTTGACATCACTTATGTTAGATAATAAAGCCTATGGCTATTTGTTTaacttttattttgatgaataagTGAATTGTAATAGATTTTTACAGTTTATATTTCTCAATAAAGTGATGTTGACATTTTGCTCTTGATGTGACCCATGAAAAGATGTTGTAATCCTGTGTAAAAAAAATTCCAAGGTGTGACAATTCTTTTAAACTGTTTATCAAGAAAGAATAAACCATCAAAATGTTTAATTGGGATTTTGAGATGCTAGATCAATGTCTTCTAGATCCCATGTTAATTAAGCATGCCTAGCAAAGTCTAGGATAGGCACTTTTCAAAACTATTTGAAGCATGGATAGCACATTACAAGTACCCCATACAGTGAATTGATACAATTTGGTATTTCTACATGCTAAATCT encodes the following:
- the LOC103994146 gene encoding ninja-family protein Os07g0602900, with translation MELLPATRAASADPKAEDGEGIELTLGLAIGGSTRKTPEPRKEAEGPRKGGIFDLPDGASAEDRAAMDAQMLRSRARDRAVREEEALSGDRSRPSRTDGGNGVRWPRVAPVSTPNPNAHPNPFGFGHHHPFPVMYPHQQVQYVPVPNGFGFPFVMPCWAPTISAVAGGLNRLERKVYQPLSGRGFPVQGTAAGPCDGDSSGSKGIEAAKDVNTSLNSDSSGSSSSAISDRRSGSFGGGSISSGDSRSHRSLQKAEKPAAPPSAEGGSGNNALTSCLTSNAKPARFGAQLERAGSVNKSGKPSALPRMPLVSATGDAPHGRTIHGLLYRCTKSEVRILCVCHGNSFTPVEFVRHAGGADVSQPLKRIVVVQPGW